The proteins below come from a single Aegilops tauschii subsp. strangulata cultivar AL8/78 chromosome 6, Aet v6.0, whole genome shotgun sequence genomic window:
- the LOC109784909 gene encoding uncharacterized protein has translation MASMMGGDFVEAYVLKNAYKEKMKRMDQVEAAAAAPGSAKSGKDKEAAGAAGEKKAAGGGGASIRGGFFGLMKKKVHPKPKAAAAPTSS, from the coding sequence ATGGCGTCCATGATGGGAGGAGACTTCGTGGAGGCCTACGTGCTCAAGAACGCCTACAAGGAGAAGATGAAGCGCATGGACCAAGTGGAAGCTGCGGCAGCGGCGCCCGGCAGCGCAAAGAGCGGCAAGGACAAGGAGGCTGCCGGCGCCGCTGGAGAGAAGAAGgctgctggtggtggtggtgcgagCATCAGGGGAGGCTTCTTTGGcctcatgaagaagaaggtgcACCCCAAACCCAAAGCGGCGGCGGCGCCCACTTCCTCTTGA